GCTCGGCGTCCGGCCGGCGCGTGGCGATCAAGACGGTGCGCACCGAGCTGGCCGAGGACCAGCTGTTCCGGGTCCGCTTCACCCGTGAGGTGGAGGCGGCCCGCGCGGTCTCCGGTTTCTACACGGCGGCCGTTGTCGACGCCGACCCGCGCGCCGCCGTGCCCTGGCTGGCCACGGCGTATGTCCCGGCGCCCTCGCTCGAGGAGATAGTGAACGACTGCGGGCCGCTCCCGGCCCAGGCCGTGCGCTGGCTCGCCGCGGGCGTGGCGGAGGCCCTCCAGTCCATCCACGGCGCCGGGCTGGTCCACCGCGACCTCAAGCCGTCCAACGTGCTCGTGGTCGAGGACGGCCCCCGGGTGATCGACTTCGGCATCGCCTCCGGGGTCTCCAACACCCGGCTGACCATGACGAACGTCGCCGTCGGCACCCCCGCCTACATGTCCCCGGAGCAGGCGAAGGACTCCCGCAGCGTCACCGGCGCCAGCGATGTCTTCTCGCTCGGCTCCATGCTGGTCTTCGCGGCCACCGGTCACCCGCCCTTCCACGGCGCCAACCCGGTCGAGACCGTCTTCATGCTGCTGCGCGAGGGCCCGGACCTCACCGGCCTGCCCGACGAGCTGCGCCCGCTCATCGAGGTCTGCATGCAGATGGAGGCCACCGCCCGGCCCACCCCGGCCGACCTCCAGGCCCAGCTCGCACCCCACCTCTTCGGCTCCGGCTCCGACGACAGCGGCACCGCCTCCGCCTGGCTGCCCGAGAAGGCCGTCGCCCTGATCGAGGCCCGCCGCGGCGGCCGCCCCGCCGCCAAGCCCGCCCCGGCCCCGGCCGGCGGCCCCAGGAGCGGCGGCCGTGCGGCCGTACCCCCGCCGCCGCCGTACGACCCGTCCGTCGCCGTCGGCGCTCCCGACATCGGTCCGGTCCGGCTGGCCGGCGCCCAGGTGCCCATCGGCCCCGGCCCGCGCGTCGCCGACGCCCGCGCCGCCGCCGTCAAGGCACCCCCGCCGGAGGCCGGCCTGGTCGCCAGCTGGTCCCGCCCGCGCCCCGGCGTCGCCGGCGCCGACCCCGCCGCGGCACCCGTCCCGCCCCAGCCCCCGGAGACCGCGAACGGCTGGCGGCCCTGGCGGTTCCGCATGTCCAACGAGGTCTGGGGCACCCCCGCCGTCGACGGCGACCTGGTCTACGTCACCTCCTTCGAGGTGCACGCCCTGGACGTGGCCACCGGCAGGCGGCGCTTCAAGACGCGGGACGTCGCCTGGTCCATGGCCGTGGCGGACGGCCGGATCCTTGCCTCCGACGGCCCGACCCTGTTCGCCCTGGACGCCCGCGAGGGCACCGATCTGTGGCGGCTGTCCACGGACGCCTGGGTCTACTCCCTCAAGGCCGACCACGGCACGGTCGTCACCGGCACCCGCGGCGGCGGCGTGCAGGCCTGGGAGGCCGCGAACGGCCAGAAGCTGTGGGAGATCGCCGGCTGCCAGACCGACTTCGAGTCCCCCGAGGCCGGCCCGCTCGTCCACGACGGCACGGTCTACGTCTGGCAGGACGCCCGGCTGCGCGCCCTGGAGGCCCGCACCGGCGAGGAGCGCTGGTCGTACCCGGTCGGCGACGCGGCCTCCTGCGGCGGCGTGCCGGTCCGCCTGACCCCCGCCCCCGACGGTTACGTGTACGTCTGCGCCGGCACCCGGGTCCTCGCCATCGACGCGGCGAGCGGCATGGTCCGCTGGCACTTCGAGGCGCCCGCGGTCTTCCTGTGCCCGCCGGCCTTCGCCCCGGGCCCGGCGGTCACCGGTGGCGGCCTCTACCTGGCGGACTATCTGGGCACCGTCTACGCCCTGGACGCCACCGACGGCCGTGACCGCTGGCGCATCGCCACGGAGGCCCGCTCGTCCATCGAGCCGGTGCTGGTGGCGGCCGGTCACGTCCACGTGGGCAGCGGCAAGGGCCTGTACACCCTGGACGCGGTCACCGGCACGCCCAAGTGGCGCTTCCAGGCGGGCGGCGACGTCGTGGGCGCCCCCGCGGTGGCGGAGGGCCGTATCCACTTCGGCTCCACCGACCATCTGCTCTACACCCTGAAGTCCGACGACGGCCGCCTGCGCTGGAAGCTGGCGACGGGCGGCGAGATCACCGGCTCCCCGGTGGTCAAGGACGGCGTGGTGTACGCGTGCAGCAAGGACCGGTGCGTGTACGCGCTGGACGCGGAGAAGGGGACGGGCACGGCCCGCACGGCGTGAGGGCGCAAGGACGCAAGAGGGATGTGCGACGGCCGTCGTACCGGTGTGTCACGGAAGGGCTCCAGACGGCGGCCGTCCCAGGGCTGACGCTACCCCGGGTGCGCGTTCCCCGCCACGCGGTCACTCACCGTGTCCGCGGCTCGGTACGGTCCCTGTTCCCGAACAGCTCCGCCTGCCCCTCGGCCGGCAGATTGCCGAGCGCGATGAGCGAGGGGGCCTGGGCGAACGCCTGGGCCAGGGCCGCCTGTCCGGCTGCCCACAGCGCCCGCACGGTGCCCTGCACCCCCTTCGGCGGATACCCGGCGATGACGGAGGCACAGCGCACGGCGCCCGCCAACGCCTCACCTTCCTCCGTGACTTCCGACACGAGCCCGATCTCGTGGGCCCGCCGCGCGGAGATCCGCTCGGCGGTCCCCATGAGCATCATCCGGGCCGCCTCCCCGTACGGCATCCGGGCGGCCATCAGCATGGACTCGTAGGCGCTGACCATGCCGTAGGTGGTGTGCGGATCGAAGAAGACGGCCGTCGGATCGGCGACGACGAACTCGCACTCGCCCAGCAGGTAGAAGGCACCCCCGCAGGCCATCCCGCGTACCGCGGCCACGACCGGCTTCCACAGGTCGTTCGCCTTCGGCCCGACGGCCAGCAGCGGATCGTCCTGCATGTAGGGCGACGAGGGCTGCGGTACGACGACGTCCCGGTCGATCCCGGTGCAGAACGCCCGCTCCCCGCTCCCGGTGAGCACGACGGCCCGCACGGAGTCGTCGAACCGCAACGCCCGCCAGGTCTCCTTGAGTTCGTGAGCCGTGTCCAGGTCGATGGCGTTGAGCCGCTGCGGCCGGTCGAGGGTGACGACGGCGACCCCGGTGACCTTGTCGGCCTCGACCCGCACGCCGTTCATACGAGCACCCACCGGGGCAGCCCGCCGTCGCCGAAGACGACCTGGACCCGGGCGCCGATCCTGAGCCTTTGTGGATCCAGGGAGTTGAGGGGCGCGCCGGCGTGGGTGACCAGATTCCCGACCAGCCGTATGCGCGGCGCGTCCTCCAGCTCCACCACGACGACGTTGTACGGCGCCTGTTCCGCGTAGCCGGGCAGGAGGGGCGGATGCGGCACGACGTACGACCAGATCCGTCCGCGCCCGCCGGTGAGCCGCCACTCGCTCGCGAAGGACTGGCAATGCGGGCAGCAAGGGCGGGGCGGGAAGCGGGGTTCGTGGCAGTCGCCGCAGGCCTGGACGCGCAGTTCACCCCGGGCGGCGTACTCCCAGAACGGGGCGCCGGCGGTGTCGGTGACGGGGTTCAGCATGATCAGCTCCTGAGCAGGAGAGCGGAGGTGGGCACGCCCTCACCGGCCGTGACCAGACAGGTGGCGGCACCGGGCACCTGGGCGGTACTGGTGCCGCGCAGCTGCTTCACCCCTTCGTTGACGAGGTTGAAGCCGTGCACATAGGCCTCGCTGAGCCCGCCGCCGCTGGTGTTGAGGGGGAGCCGCCCGCCGATCTCCAGGGCCCCTCCCTCGGTGAAGGCGCCCCCTTCCCCCCGCCCGCAGAAGCCGTACCCCTCCAGCGAGAGCGGGATGAGGACGCTGAAGGCGTCATAGATCTGCGCCACGTCGACGTCCTCCGGCGTGAAGTCGGCGTGTTTCCACAAGTGCCGGGCGGCCGTCCAGGAGGGCCCGGTGAGGGGGTCGTCGTTCCAGTAGTTGACCATGCCGTGGTGCTGGGCGGGCAGCCCCTGGGCGGCGGAGTGGACGTACACGGGTCTCCTGGCGCAGTCCCGGGCGCGTTCCCTGGACACGAGGACACAGGCGAGGGCCCCGTCGGTCTCCAGGCAGTTGTCGAAGAGGCAGAGCGGCTCGCTGATCCAGCGGGAGGTCATGTACATCTCGCGGGTGAGCGGCCGTTCGTACATGACGGCCGCCGGATTCTGGTTGGCGCGGTTGCGGCAGGCGAGGGCGACGTTGAAGAGGTGGTCGCGGGTGGCGCCGTACTCGTGCATGTACCGCCGTGCCAGCATGGCGATCTCGTCGGCGGGCCGGAGCAGCCCGAAGGGCCGGGTCCACTGGGCCGGAGTGGGCAGCTGTACGGCGGTGTTCGTCCAGGGCCGGGGCCCGCTGCCCCGCTTCCGTGACCGCCAGGCGACGCCGACCGTGGCCTGCCCCGAGGCGATGGCGGCGGCGAGATGGGCGACGGTGGCACAGGAACCGCCGCCGCCGTACCCGACCTTGCTGAAGAAGGTGAGATCCCCGAACCCGACGGCCTTCGCGAGCTCGACCTCGTCGGTCTCCTCCATGGTGTAGGAGGCGAGTGCGTCGACCTCACCGGGCGCGATCCCCGCGTCGTCGAGCGCGGCGAGCACGGCCCGGCAGGCAAGCGTCTTCTCGTCCTCCGCGAGCTGCCTGGCGAACGGGGTCTGTCCGATCCCGACGATGGCGGTGGCGTCCTTGAGCCCGGTTGCTGCCATGGCGTCCCCCTCACGGCGTCCTGACAGTGCGTCAGATTACAGCTAATCTGACGGACAGTCAGCTGCGTGTACAGGGGGCCTGTGATGAGCGACTGGGACACCATCCCCGACCTGGTCCGGTGGTCGGCCGGGCGGTACGCGGACACCGAGGCCGTGGTCGAGGGCCGCACGAGGATCACGTACGCCGAACTCGGTGCGCGGGTGGAGCGCGCGGCGGCGGCCTGCCTGGCGAGCGGGGCGCGGGCCGGCGACCGGGTGGCGGTCTGGGCCCCGAACTCCCTGGACTGGATCGTCTCGGCCCTCGGCGCGGTGACGGCGGGCGCGGTCCTGGTGCCGCTCAACACCCGCTTCAAGGGCGCGGAGGCGGCGGACGTACTGCGCCGCAGCGGGGCGAGGCTGCTGTTCGTGACGGGCACGTTCCTGGGCACGTCGTATGTGGCGTCCCTGCGCCGGGCGGCGGGGGAGGGGGCTGCGACGGGCCCGGGTCCACTGCCCGGCCTGCCGGAACTCCGGCAGGTGGTGGTCCTGTCGGAGGACGCGCCACCGGACTTCCGCACGTGGAAGGACTTCCTGGCGGGAGGGGAGGGTGTGTCGCCAGCCCAAGTGCGCATGCGAGCAGGGGAGTTGGAAGGCGGGGCGCTGTCGGACATCATCTACACGTCGGGTACGACGGGCCGCCCCAAGGGCGCGATGATCACGCACGAGCAGACCCTGCGGGCGTACGACATCTGGGCGGACCTGGCGGGACTGCGGGTCGGTGACCGCTACTTGATCGTCAACCCCTTCTTCCACACCTTCGGCTACAAGGCCGGGGTGATCGCCTGCCTGATGCGGGGGGCGACGATGATCCCGCAGCCGGTGTTCAACGTGGAGACGGCGCTGGCGAACATAGCGGCGGAGCGAGTGTCGGTCCTGCCGGGCCCGCCGACGCTCCACCAGTCATTGCTGGACCACCCCTCCCGGGACGCCCACGACCTCTCGGCGCTGCGGCTGGTGGTGACGGGCGCGGCGGTGGTGCCGTTGCGGCTGGTGGAGCGGCTGAGGGGGGAGCTGGGGGTGGAGACGGTCCTCACGGCCTACGGCCTCTCGGAGGCGAGCGGCATCGTCACGATGTGCCGGCGCGGCGACGACCCGTCGGTGATCGCGTCGACGTCGGGGCGGCCGATCCCCGGCACGGAGGTGAGGGTGGTGGACGCCTTTGGCGCTCCGGTGCCCACCGGCACACCGGGCGAGGTCCTGGTCCGCGGCTTCAACGTCATGCGCGGCTACTACGAGGACACGGGG
Above is a genomic segment from Streptomyces fodineus containing:
- a CDS encoding Zn-ribbon domain-containing OB-fold protein, whose amino-acid sequence is MLNPVTDTAGAPFWEYAARGELRVQACGDCHEPRFPPRPCCPHCQSFASEWRLTGGRGRIWSYVVPHPPLLPGYAEQAPYNVVVVELEDAPRIRLVGNLVTHAGAPLNSLDPQRLRIGARVQVVFGDGGLPRWVLV
- a CDS encoding PQQ-binding-like beta-propeller repeat protein, encoding MVDQLTQHDPRRIGPFEVLGRLGAGGMGLVYLARSASGRRVAIKTVRTELAEDQLFRVRFTREVEAARAVSGFYTAAVVDADPRAAVPWLATAYVPAPSLEEIVNDCGPLPAQAVRWLAAGVAEALQSIHGAGLVHRDLKPSNVLVVEDGPRVIDFGIASGVSNTRLTMTNVAVGTPAYMSPEQAKDSRSVTGASDVFSLGSMLVFAATGHPPFHGANPVETVFMLLREGPDLTGLPDELRPLIEVCMQMEATARPTPADLQAQLAPHLFGSGSDDSGTASAWLPEKAVALIEARRGGRPAAKPAPAPAGGPRSGGRAAVPPPPPYDPSVAVGAPDIGPVRLAGAQVPIGPGPRVADARAAAVKAPPPEAGLVASWSRPRPGVAGADPAAAPVPPQPPETANGWRPWRFRMSNEVWGTPAVDGDLVYVTSFEVHALDVATGRRRFKTRDVAWSMAVADGRILASDGPTLFALDAREGTDLWRLSTDAWVYSLKADHGTVVTGTRGGGVQAWEAANGQKLWEIAGCQTDFESPEAGPLVHDGTVYVWQDARLRALEARTGEERWSYPVGDAASCGGVPVRLTPAPDGYVYVCAGTRVLAIDAASGMVRWHFEAPAVFLCPPAFAPGPAVTGGGLYLADYLGTVYALDATDGRDRWRIATEARSSIEPVLVAAGHVHVGSGKGLYTLDAVTGTPKWRFQAGGDVVGAPAVAEGRIHFGSTDHLLYTLKSDDGRLRWKLATGGEITGSPVVKDGVVYACSKDRCVYALDAEKGTGTARTA
- a CDS encoding lipid-transfer protein; amino-acid sequence: MAATGLKDATAIVGIGQTPFARQLAEDEKTLACRAVLAALDDAGIAPGEVDALASYTMEETDEVELAKAVGFGDLTFFSKVGYGGGGSCATVAHLAAAIASGQATVGVAWRSRKRGSGPRPWTNTAVQLPTPAQWTRPFGLLRPADEIAMLARRYMHEYGATRDHLFNVALACRNRANQNPAAVMYERPLTREMYMTSRWISEPLCLFDNCLETDGALACVLVSRERARDCARRPVYVHSAAQGLPAQHHGMVNYWNDDPLTGPSWTAARHLWKHADFTPEDVDVAQIYDAFSVLIPLSLEGYGFCGRGEGGAFTEGGALEIGGRLPLNTSGGGLSEAYVHGFNLVNEGVKQLRGTSTAQVPGAATCLVTAGEGVPTSALLLRS
- a CDS encoding FadD3 family acyl-CoA ligase yields the protein MSDWDTIPDLVRWSAGRYADTEAVVEGRTRITYAELGARVERAAAACLASGARAGDRVAVWAPNSLDWIVSALGAVTAGAVLVPLNTRFKGAEAADVLRRSGARLLFVTGTFLGTSYVASLRRAAGEGAATGPGPLPGLPELRQVVVLSEDAPPDFRTWKDFLAGGEGVSPAQVRMRAGELEGGALSDIIYTSGTTGRPKGAMITHEQTLRAYDIWADLAGLRVGDRYLIVNPFFHTFGYKAGVIACLMRGATMIPQPVFNVETALANIAAERVSVLPGPPTLHQSLLDHPSRDAHDLSALRLVVTGAAVVPLRLVERLRGELGVETVLTAYGLSEASGIVTMCRRGDDPSVIASTSGRPIPGTEVRVVDAFGAPVPTGTPGEVLVRGFNVMRGYYEDTGATSEVISAEGWLSTGDVGVLDKAGNLCITDRIKDMFIVGGFNAYPAEIEQLLDTHPDVREAAVIGVPDARLGEVAKAFVVRRPGSTLTSDDLIAWSRREMANYKVPRMVEFVAELPRNASGKVIKGVLRGLM
- a CDS encoding enoyl-CoA hydratase/isomerase family protein, which codes for MNGVRVEADKVTGVAVVTLDRPQRLNAIDLDTAHELKETWRALRFDDSVRAVVLTGSGERAFCTGIDRDVVVPQPSSPYMQDDPLLAVGPKANDLWKPVVAAVRGMACGGAFYLLGECEFVVADPTAVFFDPHTTYGMVSAYESMLMAARMPYGEAARMMLMGTAERISARRAHEIGLVSEVTEEGEALAGAVRCASVIAGYPPKGVQGTVRALWAAGQAALAQAFAQAPSLIALGNLPAEGQAELFGNRDRTEPRTR